One segment of Gemmatimonadota bacterium DNA contains the following:
- a CDS encoding sigma-70 family RNA polymerase sigma factor: MRISAESDAALIARAQGGDRDAFGVLVGRYGPMVRRLTRAVLHHGADADDAAQDAFFSAWQAIDRFDPAQTLGPWLARIAVNAARDLVRRRRVRVTEPVPMDRADLGPLPDRAAEARVQRGRLAAALASLPERQRLVVVLFEVEGYAHGEIAGLFGIPEGTVRSELFHAKRKLRAALDGLREE, encoded by the coding sequence GTGCGTATCTCCGCTGAGTCCGACGCCGCCCTCATCGCCAGGGCCCAGGGTGGTGACCGTGACGCCTTCGGCGTGCTGGTCGGCCGCTACGGGCCCATGGTCCGGCGCCTGACCCGGGCGGTCCTCCACCATGGTGCCGACGCGGACGATGCCGCCCAGGATGCGTTCTTCTCCGCCTGGCAGGCCATCGATCGGTTCGATCCCGCGCAGACCCTCGGGCCCTGGCTGGCCCGCATCGCGGTGAACGCGGCGCGGGACCTGGTCCGGCGTCGCCGGGTCCGGGTCACCGAGCCGGTGCCGATGGACCGCGCCGACCTGGGTCCGCTGCCGGACCGGGCCGCCGAGGCCAGGGTGCAGCGGGGGCGGCTGGCGGCGGCGCTCGCATCCCTGCCGGAGCGGCAACGGCTGGTGGTGGTGCTGTTCGAGGTCGAGGGATACGCCCACGGCGAGATCGCCGGGCTGTTCGGCATCCCCGAGGGCACGGTGCGGTCGGAGCTGTTCCACGCCAAGCGAAAACTGCGTGCGGCGCTTGACGGACTGAGAGAGGAGTGA
- a CDS encoding periplasmic heavy metal sensor — protein MRTDTWKAVVLLLLATFAGAAVGSVVTSRMHGEHRDGAHGHRGSDWYMDLLKAELQLTAAQQDSVRQVLDHHRGAMDSLWADVGARMDAMRQAIRADVRTLLTPAQRERYAALTARLDAERRDSTSRDSTNR, from the coding sequence ATGCGCACCGATACCTGGAAGGCCGTGGTGCTGCTCCTGCTGGCCACCTTCGCGGGGGCGGCGGTGGGCAGTGTGGTCACCAGCCGGATGCACGGCGAGCACCGCGACGGCGCGCATGGCCACCGCGGCAGCGACTGGTACATGGACCTGCTCAAGGCGGAACTGCAGCTCACGGCCGCGCAACAGGACAGCGTGCGGCAGGTGCTGGACCATCACCGCGGCGCGATGGACTCCCTCTGGGCCGATGTCGGCGCCCGGATGGACGCGATGCGCCAGGCCATCCGCGCCGACGTCCGGACACTGCTGACCCCCGCGCAGCGTGAGCGGTACGCTGCGCTCACCGCCCGGCTGGACGCCGAGCGGCGTGATTCGACCTCCAGGGATTCGACCAACCGATGA